The nucleotide window AGGGATCGGAAGAGCAATTGCACTTGAACTCGCACAGAATGGTGCTAATGTTGTTGTGAACTATGCTGGTAGTAAAGATAAGGCAGAAAAAGTTGTAGAAGAGATTGAATCTCTAGGGTCTAAAGCGATTGCAGTTCAAACAAATGTCGCTTCCAGTGAAGAGGTAAAAGAATTAGTTAAACAAACGATTGATGAATTCGGTTCCCTGGACATACTAGTTAATAATGCGGGTATTACTAGAGACAATCTACTAATGCGAATGAAAGAAGAAGAATTCGATGAAGTGATTGATACAAACTTAAAAGGTGTATTCAACTGTACGAAGGCAGTTACCCGTCAAATGATGAAACAGCGTTCTGGTAAAATAATAAACGTAGCATCTGTGGTAGGTGTGATTGGTAACCCTGGACAAGTCAATTACGTTGCGGCTAAATCAGGAGTAATTGGAATGACGAAATCAGTTGCAAAAGAATTAGCTACACGGAATGTGAACGTTAATGCGGTTGCCCCTGGTTATGTTACAACAGATATGACTGATGATTTATCTCAGGAAGCTAAAGACCAGATGTATAGCATGATACCTCTCAACCGACTAGGTGAGCCTGAAGATATAGCGAAAGTGGTAAGGTTCCTAGCTTCTTCAGATGCTGATTATGTGACTGGTCAAACGATTCATGTAGACGGCGGAATGGTGATGTAGAAAAGAATATTCAATCGTTAGCTTGAGTAATTTATGCTAAACTTGAAAACGATAAGCTTTGAAAGGAGGTGAACGGAGATGGCAGATGTGTTTGATCGTGTTAAAAAGATTATTGTAGAACGTCTAGACGTTGACGAAGCTAAAGTAACTAATGATGCTTCATTTAAAGATGATTTAGATGCAGACTCATTAGATGTAGTAGAACTTGTTATGGAACTTGAAGATGAGTTCGATATGGAAATTTCTGATGAAGACGCAGAGAAAATTGAAACAGTGGGTGATGCTGTTAATTACATAGACAGCAGCCAGTAATACTGTTCAACAGAGGATGACTAGCAAAATGTTAGTCATCCTCACTTATGTATGAAGAAAGTACGGTGATAGAAATGGACTTCAAACAATTTCAAAAGGATCATGAACTGCATTTTAATGACGAGAAGTTACTAAAGCAGGCTTTTATGCATACATCTTATGTGAATGAGCATCGAGGTGAAAACCTTGAAGATAATGAACGATTAGAATTTCTGGGTGATGCCGTGCTTGAGCTAGGCGTCTCTCAATATCTCTTTCGTAATTATCAGGAAATGAGTGAAGGTGAGCTCACTAAGCTAAGAGCAAATATAGTTTGTGAACCATCACTTGAGAATTTTGCTAGAAAAAACAATCTCGGTAAGTATGTGCTTCTAGGAAAAGGTGAAGAAGCTTCTGGAGGTAGGAAAAGACCTGCATTACTAGCAGATGCATTTGAAGCTTTAATTGGTGCTATCTACTTGGACCAAGGTTTCGACCAAGCTCTTCAATTTTTAGATAGAGTTGTTTTCCCTGAGATTGAACCTGGTGCTTTTTCGCATGCGATGGATTATAAAACTCAATTACAAGAAATTGTACAACAGCAAGGCGGTAAGGTAACTTACCGGATCTTAGAAGAAATTGGACCTGCTCACAACAGAGATTTTTTGGCGGGAGTCTTCATTAACGAAGAAAAGCATGGTGAAGGACAAGGAAGAACTAAGAAAGAGGCCGAGCAAAGAGCTGCCAATCAAGCAATGAATCAATTAAAAAATTAAAGCTGACAATATGTCAGCTTTAATTTTTTCTATACTTTTTCAACTCAACAAGTATTGCATTAATCTCAGGAACACTGATTTGATCTTTCGATTTGACCATATCATAAAGATCTTTGATATCTTGGTAATCTTCCAAAGAGAAATTGTCTGGATCCATAATCGATGGATTAAGTACTTGAAGATCTTTAGACAGCTCATTGATTATATAACTCAAGTTTTCTTCTGTCGGTTCATTTAAGTTCAACATTATTCACTCCCATATCCTCTTTTAGTCATCTTCTTTAACCACTCTTTTTATGATAAAATAAAAAGGTTAAAATGTTAAGTAGATGTAAGAAATATAAGTAGGTGCATACATATGTTTTTGAAAAAATTAGACTCTGTTGGATTCAAATCATTCGCTGAACGTATATCAGTGGATTTTGTTCCAGGGGTTACAGCCGTAGTCGGCCCTAACGGAAGTGGAAAGTCTAATATAACAGATGCTATAAGGTGGGTGCTGGGGGAACAATCAGCAAAATCTTTAAGAGGGTCAAAAATGCAAGATATCATTTTTGCAGGAAGTGACTCTAGAAAAGCTCTGAATGTAGCTGAAGTTACATTAGTTTTAGATAATAAAGATCAACAATTACCGATAGATTATGAAGAAGTAGCTGTGACAAGACGAGTATACAGGTCTGGTGACAGCGAGTATCTACTTAATAAACAACCATGTAGATTAAAAGACATTGTCGATTTATTCATGGATTCCGGATTAGGAAAAGAAGCCTTTTCGATTATTAGTCAAGGTAAAGTTGAAGAAATTTTGAGCTCCAAGTCAGAAGAACGAAGAAGTATTTTCGAAGAAGCTGCTGGGGTTCTTAAATATAAGCAAAGAAAAATAAAAGCTGTTAAGAAATTGACTGAAACAGAAGAAAATCTAAATCGTGTGGAAGATATCATCCACGAAATAGATGGGCAATTAGAGCCTTTGAAAGAACAAGCAGCAATCGCTAAAGATTATCTTGAGAAAAAGGAAGAACTAGAGCGATTCGAAGTTTCGTTGATCGTTTCAGAAATTGAACAGATTCATAATGAATGGCAGGAAGTATTAAGTTCTATTGAACGATTGAAAGAAGAATTGGTTGAACAAAAGTCGTTTATCGAAAAAGATGAACATCAAGTAGAAAAATACGGGCATTCCATCTCTGAGTTAGATGAAAAAATTGAAAGCTGGCAAGAAGAGAAATTGTCCTTGACTCAATTAATCGAGCAAGTGGAAGGAAAGAAAAATGTCCTAACCGAACGCTTGAAACATTTCGATGAAAGTAAAAGTAAACTGGATGAAGATATACTCTCCAAACAAGACCATATTGAACAACTGACATTCGATTTCGACGATTTGACGAAAAGGCTTCAAATCCTTGAATCCTCTCGTGCTGAAACCAAGCAATCTATAAAAGAACTGGAATCGGAAATAGAAGATTCAGGTTCAAGTGTCGAGGAGAGAATCGAATCACTTAAAGCTGAATACATTGAAATTTTAAATGAACAAGCAGCCAATAAAAATGAAAAAGCATCTGTTCAAAGACAGATTGAACAGGCTGAACATAGAAAAGAACGTTTAGATGAGCGTTTTAAACAAATGCTTTCTGAAAGAGATGAAATCGAATCGGATAGGGAAAGCCGTGAAGAAAACAGGCGTTCAGCTAAAGCTGAGATTAAATCAAAACAAGAGCAAGTTGCTGCCAAGAAGAGTGAGATTGAAGATATCCAACCTACTATAAATGAAGATGAGGAAAAACTTCAAAAAGGTTATCGCATGATTGAGCAACTTCGCTCGAAAAAAGAAATGCTGGAAGATATGAAGCATTCATACAGTGGTTTCTTTTATGGGGTTAAATCTTTACTCCAAGCTCAAGAAAACAACAAAGTGAGAGGCTTACACGGTGCTGTAGCTCAATTAATCAATGTGCCGAATGATTACGTGTCGGCCATTGAAACTGCACTTGGGGGTCAAGCACAACATTTAGTAGTAGACACTGATGAAGATGCGCGTAATGCGATCCAATATCTTAAGAAATCGAATAGCGGTCGTGCGACCCTTTTACCAATGAAAACAATTCGAGGGCGTTCAGTGGACCAGAATAGTCTGAATTCTATTAAAGGGCAGAATGGTTTTGTAGGTGTGGCTTCTGATCTTGTCGAATTCGACGGGAAATACGAGTCGATCGTCAAGAGCCTCTTGGGTCACATTTTAATTGCAGAGTCTTTAAAAGATGCTAACCAACTGGCGAAATTATGCAATCACCGTTATCGTATCGTTACACTTGACGGTGACGTCGTAAACCCCGGCGGATCTATGTCCGGAGGGGCGAAGAAAAATACGAATCAGGCTTCTTTATTCACTAGAGACCAGGAACTAGAAGAGATTAAAGAGAAATTGGATGATTACGAAAACAAATCTGAATCTTTTGCGAGCCAGCTACAAAAGAAAAAAGAGAACCTGGCTGAACGAAGAGATGAACTTGAAAATTTAGAAGCAGAGCTTTCAACACTAACTGAGGAACATCATGAAAGTGACAACAAGT belongs to Halalkalibacillus sediminis and includes:
- the smc gene encoding chromosome segregation protein SMC, translating into MFLKKLDSVGFKSFAERISVDFVPGVTAVVGPNGSGKSNITDAIRWVLGEQSAKSLRGSKMQDIIFAGSDSRKALNVAEVTLVLDNKDQQLPIDYEEVAVTRRVYRSGDSEYLLNKQPCRLKDIVDLFMDSGLGKEAFSIISQGKVEEILSSKSEERRSIFEEAAGVLKYKQRKIKAVKKLTETEENLNRVEDIIHEIDGQLEPLKEQAAIAKDYLEKKEELERFEVSLIVSEIEQIHNEWQEVLSSIERLKEELVEQKSFIEKDEHQVEKYGHSISELDEKIESWQEEKLSLTQLIEQVEGKKNVLTERLKHFDESKSKLDEDILSKQDHIEQLTFDFDDLTKRLQILESSRAETKQSIKELESEIEDSGSSVEERIESLKAEYIEILNEQAANKNEKASVQRQIEQAEHRKERLDERFKQMLSERDEIESDRESREENRRSAKAEIKSKQEQVAAKKSEIEDIQPTINEDEEKLQKGYRMIEQLRSKKEMLEDMKHSYSGFFYGVKSLLQAQENNKVRGLHGAVAQLINVPNDYVSAIETALGGQAQHLVVDTDEDARNAIQYLKKSNSGRATLLPMKTIRGRSVDQNSLNSIKGQNGFVGVASDLVEFDGKYESIVKSLLGHILIAESLKDANQLAKLCNHRYRIVTLDGDVVNPGGSMSGGAKKNTNQASLFTRDQELEEIKEKLDDYENKSESFASQLQKKKENLAERRDELENLEAELSTLTEEHHESDNKYQALEMKLSSLNDQLSVYDQENSQYEKEIEDLNTQLTNLTEKLVEQDTEADELKKNIDDLSNNQSTFKEAQEEYREKINHLQIRLAEQDSDIRNQKENVRQAEEELSEQKQQKDNLEQELKALEESHENSQTIEQLGDQLKEARTRLVNVNDQLEQSRNERREIQQAREDLERELKENNRSYDKKNSELQQLEVKANRQDVELDNRLNRLSEEYETTFEKAKAEFGVPDDLQATKEKVKLIKRSIDELGTVNLGSIEEYERIQERYDFLTGQQNDLLEAKATLNEIIDEMDGEMVRKFSHTFEQIQQQFSQVFVELFGGGSAELKLTDPDNLLETGVDIVAQPPGKKLQHLSLLSGGERALTAIALLFAILRVRPVPFCVLDEVEAALDEANVVRFAQYLKEFSQQTQFIVITHRKGTMELADVLYGVTMQESGVSKLVSVKLEETEEMIYS
- the fabG gene encoding 3-oxoacyl-[acyl-carrier-protein] reductase, translated to MLQGKTALVTGASRGIGRAIALELAQNGANVVVNYAGSKDKAEKVVEEIESLGSKAIAVQTNVASSEEVKELVKQTIDEFGSLDILVNNAGITRDNLLMRMKEEEFDEVIDTNLKGVFNCTKAVTRQMMKQRSGKIINVASVVGVIGNPGQVNYVAAKSGVIGMTKSVAKELATRNVNVNAVAPGYVTTDMTDDLSQEAKDQMYSMIPLNRLGEPEDIAKVVRFLASSDADYVTGQTIHVDGGMVM
- a CDS encoding DUF1128 domain-containing protein; translation: MLNLNEPTEENLSYIINELSKDLQVLNPSIMDPDNFSLEDYQDIKDLYDMVKSKDQISVPEINAILVELKKYRKN
- the rnc gene encoding ribonuclease III — protein: MDFKQFQKDHELHFNDEKLLKQAFMHTSYVNEHRGENLEDNERLEFLGDAVLELGVSQYLFRNYQEMSEGELTKLRANIVCEPSLENFARKNNLGKYVLLGKGEEASGGRKRPALLADAFEALIGAIYLDQGFDQALQFLDRVVFPEIEPGAFSHAMDYKTQLQEIVQQQGGKVTYRILEEIGPAHNRDFLAGVFINEEKHGEGQGRTKKEAEQRAANQAMNQLKN
- the acpP gene encoding acyl carrier protein — translated: MADVFDRVKKIIVERLDVDEAKVTNDASFKDDLDADSLDVVELVMELEDEFDMEISDEDAEKIETVGDAVNYIDSSQ